A single Lolium perenne isolate Kyuss_39 chromosome 6, Kyuss_2.0, whole genome shotgun sequence DNA region contains:
- the LOC139832720 gene encoding uncharacterized protein, giving the protein MSYFLLNLRWLTFLSGCLAVEAAKVPRLESDLRAARAQCAESEEAGRSSAAKLKLAEQELARLRLLEQNHLSELNSLRTAEKEKVDDLSRRLSEVEKQRLALQEEVTAKSTELTATAKRWTDEIGALDRGLAAAFPETQDAALAAVGVARESRRQETGEGSSEYFSKEDHMASMAARVEPITKLGWELRKAVEELAPMLWPEEAVPQDISSLTSLMERAPDRFLDWKESATRAGADMALSFVLSWYNEVDLGQLEFRRAGVEDKLPAEYKAARLARASTIADFVDKALFVADPNPPPSDEDYMEDEEAEDEPEDDPAAGSADAPPAGPSPAAS; this is encoded by the exons atgtcttattttcttttgaatcttcgttggctgacgtttctttccggctgcctcgcagttgaagccgccaaggtcccgcggctggagtcggatctccgggctgctcgcgcccagtgcgccgagagcgaggaggcgggccgttcttcagccgccaagctcaagctagctgagcaggagctggcacggctgcgcctgctggagcagaaccacctctctgagctcaactcccttaggacggcggagaaggagaaggtggacgatctgagccggcggctatcggaggtggagaagcagcggcttgcgctgcaagaggaggtcaccgccaagtccacggagctgacggctaccgccaagcgctggacggatgagattggcgcacttgatcgcggcttggcgg cggccttcccggagacgcaggacgcggctttggcagccgttggcgttgcgcgcgagtccaggaggcaggagaccggcgagggcagctcggagtatttctccaaggaggatcacatggcgtccatggctgcccgcgtcgagcccatcaccaagctcggctgggagctccggaaggcggttgaagagctggcgccgatgctgtggcctgaggaggcggtgccgcaagatatctccagcctcacctccctgatggagcgggcgccggatcgcttcctcgactggaaggagtcggccacgcgcgctggcgccgacatggcgctgtccttcgtcctctcttggtacaacgaggtggacctggggcagcttgagttccggcgagccggcgtggaggacaagctcccagccgaatacaaggccgcccgtcttgctcgagccagcaccatcgccgacttcgtcgacaaggccctcttcgtcgcggacccgaaccctcctccatccgatgaggactacatggaagatgaggaggcggaagacgagcCCGAagatgacccggcagccggctccgcggacgctcctccggctggtccttctccagccgcgtcttag